ATGCGCAGCAGCTTTTCCCGGGCGCGCAGGTTGTCCTGGCCGCGCAGGGCGTCGGTGGCCAGCAGCAGGGCCTGCAGGGGCCGGCGCAGTTCGTGGGCGGCCATGCCCAGCGCCTCTTTGTGCTGGGCCTCGCGGGCGTGGCGGGCCTGCTGGGCCTGCCGCGCCGAGGTGAGGGCCCGGGCGATCAGCAGGGTGCTGATCAGACCCGTCAGGATGGCGGTCAGCACCACGCTCAGCTTGATCGCGTTCAGGGTGCGCAGCAGTTCGGCCCGCAACGCGTTCAGGCGGCTGTGGGCCGAGGCGTTCAGGGCCTGGGCAATGGCCAGCGCCTGGACCGTGTCGGCTGGGCGGCCCCGGCGCAGCAGGTCGCGCAGCTCCTCCATGCGGTACCCGGCGTCCGCCTCCAGGGTGGGCAGGTCCTGAAACTCCCGCTCCATGGCCGCGCGGGTGTCCAGGCTGGAGAGGGCCTGATCGCGCCGGTCGCGCACCTCTTCCGGGGTGGCGTGGGGATCGCGCTGCGCCAGGGCGTACAGGTGCACGCGGTTGAGCAGAGAGTCGTAGCTGTAGGCGGTCCAGGAGTTCGCCGGGTTGGCCAGGGTGCGCTGCGCCGGGGCAAAGGCCGCCAGCAGCAGGGCCGTGGACAGCACGCCCGGCAGCGCCGCGAGCAGCAGGTCGCGCCGCCCCAGCGCCGCCGGCCACAGCCGCATCAGCGCGGGCCGACGCTGCGCACGAACCACACCCACTGGCTGCCGTAGGGCCGGCGCGGAAACCGCAGGGGGTCCGGGGGAAACACGATCAAGAGCGGGCCTTTTTTCAGCGTGGGAATGGGCTTTCCGCCTGCCTCGTAGGCCACCATGATGGGCGCCGTCATGTAGTCGCTGGCGGCAATGATCGCCACGAAGCCGTCCTCGGCGGTCACGCGCAGGTCGCGCCCGGCAAAGCCGCCCCGGCGCGCCAGGTCGCGCAGCGGCACCCCGCGGTACTCGAAGCTCTGGCCCAGTTGTGGCTGGGTGCTGTTGTAACGCGTGGCCGGCAGCGCGCGCAGCTGCGAGAGGGTCAGCGCTTCGGGGGTCTGGCCGCGCACGGTCAGCAGGGGCCGCTCGCCTGGGCGGGGGGCCGGCAGCGGGCCCACGGCGCTGCGTGCGGGGCCCACGTACGGAAAGGGCATGGGCGCGGGCGCCCCGACCGCCTGCGCGCCCATGCCCAGCAGGGCGGCACACAGCAGCAGCGGCAAAGCAGAACGCACGCCGCCCATGCTAGCGGGGGGCGGGGCGCCCCTCAAGGGGGAAACGCCCCGCCGTCCCCTGGCGGGGGAAGGCCAGGGCGGTATGCTGCGGGGCGGACATGACCGCCCACACTGCATCCCCCCCACCGCTGGTGTCCCTGGGCGACCTGACCTGGGACGTGCTGGCCAAACCCGACACTTTGCTGCTGCCCGGCGGCGACAGCACGGGCCGCATTGAGCTGTCGGGCGGCGGCAGCGCCGCCAACCTCGCCGTCTGGGCCCAGCGTGCGGGTTACCCTGCGCGCTTTGTGGGCAAGATTGGCCGCGACCGCTTTGGCGAACTGGCCACCGCCGAACTGCGTGCCGAGGGCGTGGACGCCCACCTGACCCTGAGCGCCCAGCACCCCACCGGCGTGATTCTGGGCCTGATTGACCGCCGGGGCCAGCGCGCCATGCTGACCGGCCAGGGCGCCGACTGGGAACTGCTGCCGGAAGAGGTGCCCACCAGTGCCCTGGCCGGCGCCGCGCACCTGCACCTGACCGCCTGGAGCCTGTTTCGCGACCCTCCCCAGGCAGCGGCGCTGCACGCAGCGGCGCTGGCGCGCGCGGGCGGCGCGACCCTCAGCCTGGACCCGGGCAGCTTTCAGATGATTCAGGGCATGGGGCGCGACAACTTCCTGCAGGTGCTGTCGGGCGTGCCCTTTGACATCCTGTTTCCCAACGATGACGAGGCCCGCGCCATGAGCGGCTGCCTGGACCGGGAGGACGCCATGACGTGGTTCCGCACCCAGTTCCCGCACGCCTTGATCGTGATGAAGCTGGACGACGAGGGCGTGCTGATTGAGGGCCCAGAGCAGCCGCGCGTGCAGGTGCCCGCCACCGAGGACCGTGCCATTGACGCCACGGGCGCCGGGGACGCCTTTGGGGGCGCGTTTCTGGCCGGCTGGCTGGCCCACCGCGACGCGGTGAAGGCCGCGCAGCTGGCGGTGCAGGTGGGCGGCTGGGTGGTGGCCCGCTTTGGCGCCCGCCCCCCGGCCGACGACGATCTGCGTGCCCGCCTGCGTGGAGGCCGCGCATGACCCGGCTGAAACGGGCGGGGCCGCCCCTGTGGCTGCGGCTGGTGCTGGGCTTGCTGACCCTGCTGCTGCTGGGGGCTGGCGGCGCGGCGCTGTACGTGCGCAGCCTGCTGGCCCCGGCGGGGGGCGGCGCCTACACCCTGGAGGTGCAGCCCGGCGACACGCTGGCGGGGGTGGCGGCCCGGCTGCAGGAGAGGGGCATCGTGAAAAATGCCGACGCCCTGCGGCTGTACATGCGCCGCGA
This region of Deinococcus multiflagellatus genomic DNA includes:
- a CDS encoding sensor histidine kinase; translation: MRLWPAALGRRDLLLAALPGVLSTALLLAAFAPAQRTLANPANSWTAYSYDSLLNRVHLYALAQRDPHATPEEVRDRRDQALSSLDTRAAMEREFQDLPTLEADAGYRMEELRDLLRRGRPADTVQALAIAQALNASAHSRLNALRAELLRTLNAIKLSVVLTAILTGLISTLLIARALTSARQAQQARHAREAQHKEALGMAAHELRRPLQALLLATDALRGQDNLRAREKLLRIIEEQAAFLAARTELERLDGMYVNISPRPQPTDLATLLAGLDSERVRVRRPPGPVMWTVDSAQVRQVVENLVENALRYSAGPVQVVLCAPTDTSGPLIRVLDRGPGLPPEQREAVFAAGHDRPRVASGRGLGLPLARRLARANGADLTLHEAQGGGLEARVAFGRG
- a CDS encoding carbohydrate kinase family protein, whose translation is MTAHTASPPPLVSLGDLTWDVLAKPDTLLLPGGDSTGRIELSGGGSAANLAVWAQRAGYPARFVGKIGRDRFGELATAELRAEGVDAHLTLSAQHPTGVILGLIDRRGQRAMLTGQGADWELLPEEVPTSALAGAAHLHLTAWSLFRDPPQAAALHAAALARAGGATLSLDPGSFQMIQGMGRDNFLQVLSGVPFDILFPNDDEARAMSGCLDREDAMTWFRTQFPHALIVMKLDDEGVLIEGPEQPRVQVPATEDRAIDATGAGDAFGGAFLAGWLAHRDAVKAAQLAVQVGGWVVARFGARPPADDDLRARLRGGRA